The following DNA comes from Fusarium fujikuroi IMI 58289 draft genome, chromosome FFUJ_chr03.
GGCCTCGCTCTTTGCTAAGAAGTCCTCTCTGGCCATGTATGAATCTTTGGACTTGCCAGCCaactcaagctcatccttgatGCCTTCCTTGTCCACGTAACCAGCCCAGTCCATACGACTCTTCTCGACAACATTGAGTTTCTTGGCTTGTGCTTCtttgccagccttgatccGGGCGGCCATTCCGAGATTCAGATCTGCCCGATGGGGAAGAAGATCTACCTGAGGCTCGAAGGCTGATCGGAACGCCTTTCTGGTAATGCTCTTTTCAGGGCTATTTTTGGGCGCCTCTTGACCTTGTGAGGCAAGATAAAGCTTTGCTTCGGCTGAGTCACGCGGAACCAGCTTTTCCTCTGTGTGAATTCGACCAGCAAAGTTATACGTGCGTTTGATTCGTATCATTGTTGACGAGTGGTCGGATATTGTTGGGTGCGATTTGTTCTCAGCTGAGTCGCttgggttgttgatgaagttggtACTTGTGTCTGCGTCGTTGGGTCGCTCGTCCTTGTTTGCCGGAGTTGGTGGTTTGGATATCATTTGCGCCCATAgcgcatcaacatcaatagTGACTGGTTCGTTGTTTGTGGCATATTGACGCTCTTCTTTCCTGGTAGTCCTTGTCAGTGAAACGCACCGAGGGATGTAAATACTAGAGACATACTCAGCGGCACGCTGTCTACGAGTCTTGATCAGACCGCCCTCACCCTCGTCGTGGTCATGTACGCCTTTTGCTTGCGTTTTCTTACGACGCTTCTCACCCCTTTTTATGATTGCCTCATCACCCGAGTTGTCATATCCTGCATCGGCTTCATCGTGTGGGCGACTTCTTTTGTTGGCTGTTTTGTCGCTGGAATCTTCTAAGTCAGAGTGATCGGAAGTCTGGTCGGGCGAATCATCCAGAGCGAA
Coding sequences within:
- a CDS encoding probable SWR1-complex protein 5, with product MPPDSLLDEDDLYVSSEDSDFALDDSPDQTSDHSDLEDSSDKTANKRSRPHDEADAGYDNSGDEAIIKRGEKRRKKTQAKGVHDHDEGEGGLIKTRRQRAAEYVSSIYIPRCVSLTRTTRKEERQYATNNEPVTIDVDALWAQMISKPPTPANKDERPNDADTSTNFINNPSDSAENKSHPTISDHSSTMIRIKRTYNFAGRIHTEEKLVPRDSAEAKLYLASQGQEAPKNSPEKSITRKAFRSAFEPQVDLLPHRADLNLGMAARIKAGKEAQAKKLNVVEKSRMDWAGYVDKEGIKDELELAGKSKDSYMAREDFLAKSEAMREEDSRRARLAGKV